One segment of Pasteurella skyensis DNA contains the following:
- the cas1f gene encoding type I-F CRISPR-associated endonuclease Cas1f, giving the protein MQPIQSSALKAILHSKRANIYYLEYCRVMQKDGRVLYLTESDKENLYYNIPIANTTCLLLGTGTSITQAAMRMLAQAGVLVGFSGGGGTPLLMASEIEWLTPQSEYRPTEYVQGWLSWWFDDNKRLDVAKNLQIARLDFLNATWSKDKDLRLYGFDSNNDHIKNLISTYKEKILQQTSIMNLLQLEARLTKELYKLASKNTHYNGFSRDHDGLDKANIFLNHGNYLAYGLGATTAWVLGIPHGFAVMHGKTRRGALVFDIADIVKDALILPKAFICASENATEQDFRQECLNTFTQHKALDVMFEVVKTLALSKE; this is encoded by the coding sequence ATGCAACCTATTCAGTCCTCTGCCCTTAAGGCTATTCTTCATTCAAAACGTGCCAATATTTATTACTTGGAATACTGCCGAGTAATGCAAAAAGATGGACGCGTCCTTTATCTCACAGAAAGCGATAAAGAAAACCTGTATTACAATATTCCTATCGCCAATACAACTTGCTTACTATTAGGAACTGGGACTTCGATTACACAAGCTGCAATGCGAATGTTAGCTCAAGCAGGTGTTTTAGTTGGTTTCTCAGGTGGCGGCGGAACGCCGTTATTGATGGCAAGTGAAATTGAATGGCTAACGCCTCAAAGTGAATATCGCCCAACGGAGTATGTTCAAGGCTGGTTATCTTGGTGGTTTGATGATAACAAGCGGTTAGATGTTGCCAAAAATTTGCAAATTGCTCGCCTTGATTTTCTTAATGCTACTTGGTCAAAAGATAAAGATTTACGTCTATATGGATTTGACAGTAATAACGATCATATTAAAAACCTTATATCCACTTATAAAGAAAAAATTCTCCAACAAACCAGCATAATGAACCTTTTACAGCTTGAAGCTCGTTTAACAAAAGAGCTGTATAAATTAGCCAGTAAAAATACTCATTATAATGGGTTTAGTCGTGATCACGATGGCTTAGATAAAGCCAATATATTTTTAAATCACGGTAATTATCTTGCCTATGGATTAGGGGCAACCACAGCTTGGGTACTTGGTATTCCTCACGGTTTTGCGGTAATGCACGGCAAAACAAGACGAGGGGCTTTGGTATTTGATATAGCAGATATCGTAAAAGACGCCTTAATTCTTCCTAAAGCCTTTATCTGTGCCAGTGAAAATGCCACAGAGCAAGATTTTCGTCAGGAGTGTTTAAATACTTTTACACAACATAAAGCCCTTGATGTGATGTTTGAAGTGGTGAAGACATTGGCATTAAGTAAGGAATAA
- the era gene encoding GTPase Era: MTETQKDENYCGFIAIVGRPNVGKSTLLNKILGQKISITSRKAQTTRHRILGIHTEEQYQAVYVDTPGLHIEEKRAINRLMNKAASSAIGDVDLVIFVVEGTKWNDDDEMVLNKLRAIKAPVVLAINKVDNIQDKEILLPHITELSQKFDFKDILPISAERGKNVDILKNIVRKSLRKGTHHFPEEYVTDRSQRFMASEIIREKLMRFLGEELPYSVTVEIEKFHVNERGIYEINGLILVERDGQKKMVIGNGGSRIKTIGTEARHDMERLFDAKVYLELWVKVKAGWADDERALRSLGYMDQ; the protein is encoded by the coding sequence ATGACAGAAACTCAAAAAGATGAAAATTATTGTGGATTTATCGCTATTGTCGGTCGTCCAAATGTAGGAAAATCGACCCTTTTAAATAAAATCTTAGGGCAAAAGATTTCCATTACTTCTCGTAAAGCACAAACTACTCGTCACCGTATTTTAGGTATTCATACTGAAGAGCAGTATCAAGCAGTATATGTGGATACTCCTGGGCTTCATATTGAAGAAAAACGAGCAATTAATCGCTTAATGAATAAAGCAGCAAGTAGTGCGATTGGTGATGTAGATTTAGTCATTTTTGTCGTTGAAGGTACAAAATGGAATGACGATGATGAAATGGTGTTAAATAAACTTAGAGCAATAAAAGCCCCTGTCGTATTAGCTATCAATAAAGTGGATAATATCCAAGATAAGGAAATTTTACTTCCTCATATTACAGAGCTTTCTCAAAAGTTTGATTTTAAAGATATTTTACCTATTTCTGCAGAGCGTGGAAAGAATGTAGATATTTTAAAAAATATTGTCAGAAAGTCTTTGCGTAAAGGTACCCATCATTTCCCTGAAGAATATGTGACTGACCGCTCACAACGTTTTATGGCATCAGAAATTATTCGTGAAAAATTAATGCGTTTTTTAGGCGAAGAATTACCTTATTCTGTTACAGTTGAAATTGAAAAATTTCACGTTAACGAACGAGGTATTTATGAAATTAATGGCTTAATTTTAGTTGAACGTGATGGTCAGAAAAAAATGGTGATCGGAAATGGTGGTAGCCGAATTAAAACGATCGGTACAGAGGCTCGTCATGATATGGAGCGCTTATTTGATGCTAAGGTTTATTTAGAACTTTGGGTTAAAGTAAAGGCTGGCTGGGCAGATGATGAGAGAGCCTTAAGAAGTTTAGGTTATATGGATCAATAG
- the rnc gene encoding ribonuclease III codes for MKLELLQKRLGYQFEQIDLLHQALTHRSAAAKNNERLEFLGDSILNFAIGYALYNKFPQSQEGELSRMRATLVREQTLALIAREFNLGDYLKLGSGELKSGGSRRDSILSDCVEAIIAAIFLDANKSMDKVVERVWDWYSPLLADISPGDAQKDPKTRLQEYLQGRKLPLPTYEVVDIKGQAHNQIFKVMCKVQDFEQEIIGVGTSRRKAEQNAAEQVIVKLNLKK; via the coding sequence ATGAAATTGGAATTATTACAAAAACGGTTAGGTTATCAGTTTGAACAAATTGATTTACTACACCAAGCCTTGACACATAGAAGTGCAGCGGCTAAAAATAACGAACGCCTAGAGTTTTTAGGCGATTCTATCTTAAATTTTGCTATTGGCTATGCCTTATACAATAAATTCCCTCAATCTCAAGAGGGAGAATTAAGTCGTATGCGAGCAACCTTAGTGAGAGAGCAAACTCTTGCGCTGATCGCTCGTGAGTTTAATTTAGGAGATTATTTAAAATTAGGATCTGGAGAGCTAAAAAGTGGTGGTTCTCGCCGAGATTCGATTTTATCAGATTGCGTTGAAGCGATTATTGCGGCAATTTTTCTTGATGCAAATAAAAGTATGGATAAAGTTGTTGAACGAGTATGGGATTGGTATAGTCCTTTACTGGCGGATATATCCCCTGGTGATGCTCAAAAAGATCCTAAAACCCGTTTACAAGAATATCTACAAGGCAGAAAGCTACCTTTGCCGACTTATGAAGTTGTCGATATTAAAGGACAAGCACATAACCAGATTTTTAAAGTAATGTGTAAAGTGCAAGATTTTGAACAAGAGATTATTGGTGTAGGTACCAGTCGCCGTAAAGCAGAGCAAAATGCAGCAGAGCAAGTGATTGTGAAGCTTAATTTAAAAAAATAA
- the lepB gene encoding signal peptidase I, which yields MENIFLIAFLAVLYGVWLGLEALQLPNTMAIILVGLVVICGSFWCYYKFVLSPRRTAKIAQEESRLGKMLTEEEKQAILPKSMIGEFFASLFSILVLVTVFRSFIFEPFQIPSGSMEPTLRVGDFLLVKKFAYGIKDPIWQNTLIETGHPERGDVIVFKAPKHPNVDYIKRVVGVGGDTIKFDAFTRQLTVTYNGKSNVFKYEGGTPNPEFFYHGEMQLERTEHGDVTHQILNNPQAFNYAPIYFQQEGMPSGEWKVPQGHYFVMGDNRDNSEDSRFWGFVPEKNVVGKAVFIWLSLDKKANEFPTGLRFNRMFTKIQ from the coding sequence ATGGAAAATATTTTTCTCATTGCTTTTCTTGCTGTGTTGTATGGTGTTTGGTTGGGATTAGAAGCATTACAATTACCTAATACAATGGCAATTATTTTAGTGGGATTAGTGGTTATTTGTGGTAGTTTTTGGTGTTATTATAAATTCGTATTATCTCCTCGCCGTACTGCAAAAATTGCACAGGAAGAAAGTCGATTAGGAAAAATGCTAACTGAAGAAGAAAAACAAGCTATTTTACCTAAATCAATGATCGGTGAGTTTTTTGCGTCGCTTTTTAGTATTTTAGTTTTAGTTACAGTTTTTCGATCTTTTATTTTCGAACCTTTTCAAATTCCGTCTGGTTCAATGGAACCGACGTTGCGAGTAGGGGATTTCTTATTGGTGAAAAAATTTGCTTATGGCATTAAAGATCCAATTTGGCAAAATACTTTAATTGAAACAGGACATCCTGAAAGAGGAGATGTTATTGTATTTAAAGCACCTAAACATCCTAATGTGGATTATATTAAACGTGTTGTAGGTGTAGGTGGTGATACCATAAAATTTGATGCGTTTACTCGTCAATTAACGGTTACCTATAATGGAAAGAGTAATGTATTTAAATATGAAGGTGGTACGCCAAATCCTGAATTTTTCTATCACGGAGAAATGCAGCTAGAGCGCACAGAACACGGTGATGTGACTCATCAGATTTTAAATAATCCACAGGCATTTAATTATGCTCCGATTTATTTTCAACAAGAAGGTATGCCTAGTGGAGAATGGAAAGTGCCACAAGGTCATTATTTTGTGATGGGTGATAATCGAGATAACAGTGAAGACAGCCGATTCTGGGGCTTTGTACCAGAGAAAAACGTTGTAGGAAAAGCAGTATTTATTTGGCTAAGTTTGGATAAAAAAGCCAATGAATTTCCTACAGGATTGCGGTTTAATAGAATGTTTACTAAAATTCAATAA
- the rlmKL gene encoding bifunctional 23S rRNA (guanine(2069)-N(7))-methyltransferase RlmK/23S rRNA (guanine(2445)-N(2))-methyltransferase RlmL → MTKQTTYFATTARGFEEMLKTELTQLGTDDCPIQCKIAQGGVHFTTSQKGIYKVLLYTRLASRILLPLTQAKIFDEIDLYTTVVAYAWENIFDERDSIFIDFNGTNDEIRHSQFGAMRVKDGIVDHFERKGLNRPSVDKEQPDIRIHAYLNREDIILSLDLSGDALHLRNYRSDTGKAPLRETLAAAIVMRSGWQKETPLVDPMCGAGTLLIEAAQMMCNIPAQINRLHWGFDSWKGHQPAVWQAVTSEAKSAILSSEDIQFYGFDLDRRVIEKAKQNAENAGVGHLIQFRFGDVAALKNPVADQKGTVICNPPYGERLGTTPELIALYTVFGQRLKQQFAGWNVSVFSSEADLLNCLRLRSHRQFKAKNGPLDCIQKNYLLSDRKREESEIEQLKFDADAQLAPDFANRLKKNIKKIDKWAKQQGLDCYRLYDADLPEYNLAVDRYGDHIVVQEYAAPKTIDEQKARQRLLDAVAATLSVTGIETNKLVLKVRQKQKGTNQYEKLANKGEYFYVTEYGAKLWVNLTDYLDTGLFLDHRLTRKMVGEMAKGKTFLNLFAYTGSATIHAALQGAKATTTVDMSNTYLNWAEQNLDLNDCDLRNHRLIQADCLQWLSECRERFEVIFVDPPTFSNSKRMEDSWDVQRDHLDLFKQLQRILMKDGTIIFSNNKRNFKMDIDGLTELGLVAENITEKTIPLDFERNKHIHNCWIVKNTES, encoded by the coding sequence ATGACTAAACAAACCACTTATTTCGCCACAACAGCACGTGGCTTTGAAGAGATGCTGAAAACTGAACTTACCCAACTTGGCACAGATGATTGTCCCATTCAATGTAAAATTGCACAGGGTGGGGTACATTTTACGACAAGTCAAAAAGGGATCTATAAAGTATTACTTTATACCCGTTTGGCATCTCGTATTTTATTACCTTTAACACAAGCCAAAATTTTTGATGAAATTGACCTTTATACCACTGTGGTGGCTTATGCTTGGGAAAATATTTTTGATGAGAGAGACAGTATTTTTATTGACTTTAATGGCACTAATGATGAAATCCGTCACTCTCAATTTGGTGCAATGCGGGTTAAAGATGGTATTGTGGATCACTTTGAACGCAAGGGATTAAACCGCCCAAGTGTCGATAAAGAACAGCCTGATATTCGTATTCACGCCTATTTAAATCGTGAAGATATTATTCTTTCCTTAGATTTAAGTGGCGATGCGTTGCATTTAAGAAATTATCGTAGTGATACAGGTAAAGCCCCATTGCGTGAAACCTTAGCTGCGGCGATCGTTATGCGTTCTGGTTGGCAAAAAGAGACCCCATTGGTGGATCCTATGTGTGGTGCAGGAACCTTGCTAATTGAAGCCGCTCAAATGATGTGTAATATTCCTGCTCAAATTAATCGCTTACATTGGGGATTTGATAGTTGGAAAGGACATCAACCTGCGGTGTGGCAAGCGGTCACTTCTGAAGCAAAATCTGCAATTTTATCCTCAGAAGATATTCAGTTTTATGGATTTGATCTTGATCGTCGAGTCATTGAAAAAGCAAAACAAAATGCCGAAAATGCAGGAGTAGGACATCTTATTCAATTTAGATTTGGTGATGTTGCAGCACTTAAAAACCCTGTTGCAGATCAAAAAGGCACCGTTATTTGTAACCCGCCTTATGGGGAACGTTTAGGCACAACCCCTGAATTAATCGCCCTTTATACGGTTTTTGGTCAGCGTTTAAAACAACAATTTGCAGGTTGGAATGTCTCTGTTTTTAGTAGTGAAGCAGATTTATTAAACTGTTTACGTTTACGCTCACACCGTCAATTTAAAGCAAAAAATGGTCCATTAGACTGTATCCAAAAAAATTATTTATTAAGTGATCGTAAACGTGAAGAAAGTGAAATTGAGCAACTAAAATTTGATGCCGATGCCCAACTTGCCCCTGATTTTGCGAACCGCTTAAAGAAAAATATTAAAAAAATAGACAAATGGGCAAAACAACAAGGTTTAGATTGTTATCGTTTGTATGATGCTGATTTACCTGAATATAACCTTGCAGTAGATCGTTATGGTGATCATATCGTAGTACAAGAATATGCCGCACCCAAAACCATTGATGAACAAAAAGCCCGTCAGCGTTTATTAGATGCCGTCGCTGCGACTCTTTCAGTCACAGGAATTGAAACCAATAAATTGGTTTTAAAAGTCCGCCAAAAACAAAAAGGCACCAATCAATATGAAAAATTAGCTAATAAAGGCGAATATTTTTATGTTACGGAATATGGTGCAAAATTATGGGTAAATTTAACGGATTACCTTGATACAGGTTTATTCTTAGACCACCGTTTAACACGAAAAATGGTCGGTGAAATGGCAAAAGGGAAAACCTTTTTAAATTTATTTGCTTACACAGGTTCTGCCACCATTCACGCTGCCCTACAGGGAGCCAAAGCAACAACCACTGTTGATATGTCAAATACCTATCTAAACTGGGCTGAACAGAATTTAGATTTAAATGATTGTGATCTACGTAATCATCGTTTAATTCAAGCGGATTGTTTGCAATGGTTAAGTGAATGTCGTGAACGTTTTGAAGTGATCTTTGTTGATCCGCCAACCTTCTCAAATTCTAAACGAATGGAAGACAGTTGGGATGTTCAGCGTGATCATTTAGACTTGTTTAAACAACTGCAACGTATTTTAATGAAAGATGGAACAATTATATTCTCAAATAATAAACGTAATTTTAAAATGGATATCGATGGTTTAACTGAACTCGGTTTAGTGGCTGAAAATATTACCGAAAAAACCATTCCATTAGATTTTGAACGTAATAAACATATTCATAATTGTTGGATTGTGAAGAATACTGAAAGCTAA
- the asd gene encoding aspartate-semialdehyde dehydrogenase encodes MQNVGFVGWRGMVGSVLMDRMEQEGDFAHLNPVFFTTSQAGQQAPVFGSKDAGLLKNAFDIEELKKLDIILTCQGGDYTSEVYPKLRATGWNGSWIDAASTLRMKDDSIIVLDPVNQKVIDEGLKKGVKTFVGGNCTVSLMLMALGGLFEKDLVEWVSVATYQAASGAGAKNMRELLTQMGELKNVVSDELDNPASAILDIERKVTARMQQDSFPTENFGAPLGGSLIPWIDALLDNGQTKEEWKGYVETNKILGLSDDPIAIDGLCVRIGALRCHSQAFTIKMKKDLPLAEIEQILASHNEWVKVIPNEKEATLKELTPAKVTGTLSVPVGRLRKLNMGGEYLSAFTVGDQLLWGAAEPVRRVLVQLVS; translated from the coding sequence ATGCAAAATGTGGGTTTCGTCGGTTGGCGAGGAATGGTTGGTTCAGTATTGATGGATCGAATGGAGCAAGAGGGGGATTTTGCGCATCTCAATCCCGTCTTTTTTACGACTTCACAAGCAGGACAGCAAGCACCTGTATTCGGTAGTAAAGATGCAGGATTATTAAAAAATGCCTTTGATATTGAAGAATTAAAAAAATTAGACATTATCTTAACTTGTCAAGGCGGAGACTATACTTCAGAAGTTTATCCTAAATTACGTGCAACGGGTTGGAATGGTTCTTGGATCGATGCAGCTTCAACATTGCGAATGAAAGATGACTCGATTATTGTACTTGATCCTGTGAACCAAAAGGTGATTGATGAGGGACTTAAAAAGGGTGTGAAAACCTTTGTAGGTGGAAATTGTACTGTCAGTTTAATGTTAATGGCATTAGGTGGCTTATTTGAAAAAGATTTAGTGGAATGGGTCTCTGTTGCAACGTACCAAGCGGCGAGTGGTGCAGGGGCTAAAAATATGCGTGAATTATTAACTCAGATGGGTGAGTTAAAAAATGTGGTTTCAGATGAATTAGATAATCCAGCCAGTGCTATTTTAGATATTGAACGTAAAGTAACCGCTAGAATGCAACAAGATAGCTTTCCAACAGAGAACTTTGGCGCTCCTTTAGGTGGTAGTTTAATTCCGTGGATTGATGCATTATTAGATAATGGTCAAACTAAAGAAGAGTGGAAAGGTTATGTTGAAACCAATAAAATTCTAGGATTAAGTGATGATCCAATCGCTATTGATGGGTTATGTGTACGAATTGGTGCATTGCGTTGTCATAGTCAAGCTTTCACAATAAAAATGAAAAAAGATTTACCTTTAGCAGAAATTGAACAAATTTTAGCAAGTCATAATGAATGGGTAAAAGTGATTCCAAATGAGAAAGAAGCAACGCTGAAAGAACTTACTCCTGCGAAAGTGACAGGTACATTGAGTGTTCCTGTTGGTCGTTTACGTAAACTTAATATGGGTGGTGAATATCTTTCTGCTTTCACTGTCGGTGACCAATTATTATGGGGAGCCGCAGAACCTGTGCGTAGGGTATTAGTGCAGTTGGTTTCATAG
- a CDS encoding aminotransferase class V-fold PLP-dependent enzyme, which produces MINILFRSQFPFFEQQKAWIYLDSAATTLKPDVLVNATQDFYCSAGSVHRSQYDLAQSNAYELARDLVVKRFNVEDRNAVVWTSGTTHSINLVANGLADSIEQGDEIIVSVAEHHSNFASWQQLALRKGAKLIVLSVDKHYQIKEKELKQVLSSRTKIVAFNLVSNVTGVRQNAEKLIPIIREFSNAKILLDIAQAVSSEKVDVQALDADFYAFSAHKMYGSTGVGVLTGKLQSLMELRPLMFGGKMLQHIDKEQLTLSEMPYCLEAGTPNIAGIIGFGEVLQWLEQWDFDELNDHLYSLAKQFRKRLDSYKNLQILGGKKVTSIISFNVKGEHHADIGSIFTESKIAVRCGEHCAKPYLSYLKQSGTVRISLAHYNSQQDMEQFFKALDVALELLN; this is translated from the coding sequence ATGATTAATATTTTATTCCGTTCTCAGTTTCCTTTCTTTGAACAGCAGAAAGCGTGGATCTATTTAGATTCTGCCGCAACAACCTTAAAACCGGATGTCTTAGTGAATGCAACGCAAGATTTTTATTGTTCAGCAGGTTCTGTACATCGTAGTCAATATGATTTAGCTCAAAGTAATGCTTATGAGTTGGCTCGAGATTTGGTTGTAAAGCGGTTTAATGTAGAGGATCGCAATGCAGTGGTTTGGACAAGTGGTACAACCCATTCAATAAATTTAGTGGCTAATGGTTTAGCTGATAGCATTGAACAGGGGGATGAAATTATTGTTTCTGTGGCAGAACATCATTCTAATTTTGCATCTTGGCAACAACTCGCTTTGCGTAAAGGGGCAAAGTTGATTGTATTATCGGTAGATAAACATTATCAAATTAAAGAAAAAGAGTTAAAACAAGTTTTATCCTCTCGCACTAAAATAGTCGCATTTAATTTAGTTTCTAATGTGACAGGTGTACGCCAAAACGCTGAAAAGTTAATTCCCATTATTCGTGAGTTTTCCAATGCAAAAATTTTGTTAGATATTGCTCAGGCAGTTTCTAGTGAAAAGGTCGATGTGCAAGCGTTGGATGCAGATTTTTACGCTTTTTCAGCCCATAAAATGTATGGTTCAACAGGGGTGGGTGTTTTAACTGGAAAATTGCAAAGTCTAATGGAACTTCGACCATTGATGTTTGGTGGGAAAATGTTGCAACATATTGATAAGGAACAATTAACTCTATCAGAAATGCCTTATTGTTTGGAAGCAGGCACGCCGAATATTGCAGGTATTATTGGTTTTGGTGAAGTTTTACAATGGTTAGAGCAGTGGGATTTTGATGAATTAAATGATCACCTTTATTCTCTTGCAAAGCAGTTTCGTAAGCGGTTAGATTCTTATAAAAATTTGCAAATTTTAGGGGGTAAAAAGGTGACGTCAATTATCAGTTTTAATGTAAAAGGTGAGCATCACGCAGATATTGGTAGTATTTTTACTGAAAGTAAAATTGCCGTTCGTTGTGGTGAACACTGTGCAAAACCGTACTTAAGTTACTTAAAGCAAAGTGGAACGGTACGCATATCCCTTGCACACTACAATTCACAACAAGATATGGAGCAGTTTTTTAAAGCGTTAGATGTGGCATTAGAGTTATTGAATTAG
- the srmB gene encoding ATP-dependent RNA helicase SrmB, with protein MTSQALLTFEELDLAPELLKAIKGKGYKTPTAIQQNTIPVAMDGRDLLGSAPTGTGKTAAFLLPAIQHLLDYPRRHSGPPRILILTPTRELAMQVAGQAKELAEFTHLDIATITGGVAYQNHGEVFNHNQDIVVATPGRLLQYIKEENFDCRAVEILIFDEADRMLQMGYGQDAETIAAETRWRKHTWLFSATLEGDLLTDFADRILTEPEQIDADPSRRERKKITQWYYHSDNLEHKIKQLARFISENKVEKAIVFVRRREMTRELSDILRKRGLRSTYLEGEMAQTLRTQAIERLKTGIVNVLVATDVAARGIDIDDVDFVINFDLPYNADAYLHRIGRTARAGKKGTAISLVEAHDYKLLGKIKRYTDEVLKARIIEGLEPRTKAPKDGETASKSKKEKARIKKKKETKKEAKKVKVKIRAKDTKNIGKRRKPKADS; from the coding sequence ATGACAAGCCAAGCACTACTTACTTTTGAAGAACTCGATTTAGCGCCAGAATTATTAAAGGCGATAAAAGGAAAGGGGTATAAAACCCCCACAGCCATTCAACAAAATACTATTCCAGTGGCAATGGATGGGCGTGATTTATTAGGATCCGCTCCAACAGGAACAGGAAAAACAGCGGCATTTTTATTGCCAGCTATTCAGCATTTATTAGATTATCCTCGTAGACATTCAGGGCCTCCTCGTATTTTAATTTTAACGCCAACTCGTGAATTAGCTATGCAAGTAGCAGGGCAGGCGAAAGAGTTAGCAGAATTTACTCACTTAGATATTGCCACTATTACTGGTGGTGTGGCGTATCAAAATCACGGTGAAGTGTTTAACCATAATCAAGATATTGTGGTAGCAACACCTGGTCGATTATTACAATATATTAAAGAAGAAAATTTTGATTGTCGTGCAGTTGAAATTTTAATTTTTGACGAAGCCGATAGAATGTTACAAATGGGCTATGGGCAAGATGCAGAAACTATTGCAGCTGAAACTCGCTGGCGTAAACATACGTGGTTGTTTTCAGCCACTCTTGAAGGTGATTTGCTAACGGATTTTGCCGATCGTATTTTGACTGAACCAGAACAGATTGATGCTGATCCGAGCCGTCGTGAACGTAAAAAAATTACCCAATGGTATTATCATAGTGATAATTTAGAACATAAAATAAAACAGTTGGCTCGTTTTATTAGTGAAAATAAAGTAGAAAAAGCGATTGTATTTGTACGTCGTCGTGAAATGACCCGTGAATTAAGTGATATTTTACGTAAACGAGGTTTACGCTCAACTTACCTTGAAGGTGAAATGGCACAAACCTTACGAACTCAAGCAATTGAGCGTTTGAAAACTGGCATAGTTAATGTGTTAGTTGCAACGGATGTGGCAGCTCGAGGTATTGATATTGATGATGTTGATTTTGTAATTAACTTTGATTTACCTTATAACGCCGATGCTTATTTACACCGTATTGGGCGTACTGCCCGAGCAGGTAAAAAAGGGACTGCAATTTCATTGGTTGAAGCTCACGATTATAAGTTATTAGGTAAAATTAAACGTTATACTGATGAAGTCTTGAAAGCACGTATTATTGAAGGGTTAGAGCCTCGTACCAAAGCTCCAAAAGACGGTGAAACAGCCTCAAAATCTAAAAAAGAAAAAGCAAGAATAAAGAAAAAGAAAGAGACTAAAAAAGAAGCGAAAAAAGTGAAAGTAAAAATTCGAGCTAAAGATACCAAAAATATTGGTAAGCGTAGAAAACCTAAAGCAGACAGTTAG